GAGGAGTTCCTGTTCCTGGTCGAGGTCGATCACGGAGCGGCTGGGCAGGATCAGGGCCGCCAGTGCCGCGACCAGGCACAGTCCGACCGCGGCCCAGGCGCCCACGGAGTAGCCACTGTTGCGCGGCAGCACATCGGGAGCGTGGGTGTGCGCAGCCAGGATGGTGGCGCCCACAGCGCTGCCGAGCGAGTAACCGATGGTCCGCAGCACCTGGTTCAGGGCCAGGGCGGCGCCGGTCTCCTCACCGGGCACGGCGCTGACGATCATCCGGGGCATCACGGCGAACAGGCAGCCGGTGCCCAGGCCGGTGATGCCCATGACCACGAAGATCTGCCAGAGATCGCTGCGGAGGGTGGCGAACATGACCAGGGCCAGGGCGAAGAAGACGGCGCCGATCGCGAGCATCCGGGAGGAACCGGTGCGGGAGGCCAGGCCCGGCACGAACCGGCTGGCCAGGAAGCTGGCGGCGGACATCGGCAGCAGCACCAGCCCACCGACCACCACCGAGGCGGCGAGCCCGTAGCCGGTGGACGCCGGGGTCTGCACGTAGCGGATCACCATCGACAGCAGCATGTAGAGGCCCATCCCGGCGAGCACCGCGGTGACGTCTGCGGTCAGCACCGCGCGGTGACGCACCAGCCGCAGGTCGACCAGCGGGTGGGAGACGCGCAGTTCGTGCCGGACCCAGATGGCCAGCACCACGACGGCGACGGCCAGCAGACCCCAGATCCGCGATGAGCCCCAGCCCCAGTCCTCACCCTGGCTGATCGCCAGGAGCACGCAGACCAGCCAGACGGCCATCAGCACCAGGCCGGGAAGGTCGAACGGCGATGAGTGCCGGTGCCGGCTCGGCGGCACCACCACGGCGCACAGCACCAGCGCGAGCAGGGCGAGTCCGGCCGCCACCCAGAAGGCCGCGTGGAACCCGAGGTGCTCGGCGATGACGCCGGTGAAGGGGTAGCCGAGCCCGAGCCCGACGACGGCGGTGACGGACAGCGTGGCCAGGGCGGGCCGGGCCTGCTCGGGAGCCAGGTGGTCACGGGCCACGCCCATCGCCAGCGGCAGCAGGGCCAGGCCGAGGCCCTGCAGGGCCCGCCCGGCCACCAGGAGGGCGAACACCGTGAAGGGTAGGGCCGCGAGCACGAGTCCGGCGATCAGCAGGCCCAGCGCGACGAGCAGCACCGGGAGCCGGCGGGGGCCGTCACCGAGCCGGCCGATCACGGGGGCGCTGACGGCTCCCACGAGCAGGGTGATCGTCAGTGACCACTGCGCCGTGCTCAGCGAGATGCCGTAGTCGGTGGCGATGGTCGGGATCAGCGGGGCCCCGAGGCTGCTGACCAGGGCCAGCAGCAGGCCGACGTAGGCCAGGACCGGCACGAGCAGCCGCCCCCGCCAGGACCGGGGATCGACGATCAGGGGAGCGGGCCGGGTGATCGATGGCGTGTTGACGAGTGCGCTGATGGGAGTGCCTCCTGCGGGTGCCGCGCCGAGCCCGGTGCGGGAAGTGCCGGATGTCCGAAGCGCCCCGGCGACATCGCCGATCAGGCTCCCATCCGTGTCAACAACCGATGTCATCACGCGATGACATTACTGTCCAGTGATCGTGCCCGGGTGTGGCCGGGCTCACCCGCTCGGCGCCGGATTTGCTCACAGCGAGTACAGTCAGCGTGTCTCTCGGCTCCCCGGTGCGCTGACACCGCCCGGATCTGTGCCGATGCTCGTCAGAGCCGTTCTCCACCGATGCCGGTGGGATTCGGAGCGACCACGTGGGGCCTCGTGCCCACCGCTGGTGCCGCCCGACCGAAAGGCTTCAGACAATGACGATTCGTATGGGCTTCGTGAGTTCTTACCCACCCACCGTGTGTGGGCTGGCCACCTTCACCTCTTCCCTGCGCCGCGAGCTGGTCGCGGCCGGGGGTGCTCGCGGCAGCGTGATCCAGGCCGTCGACGCCCCCTCCGCCCCCGCCGGCGACGAGGTGATCGGCAGTCTCGTGGCCGGTGAGCCGGGCAGCGGCCTCCGGGCGGCCGCGCAGCTCAACCAGGGTGACATCGCGATCGTGCAGCACGAGTACGGCATCTACGGCGGCATCGACGGCGACGAGATCCTGCCGCTGCTGGCCGCGCTGACCGTGCCGTCGATCGTCGTGCTGCACACCGTGCTGAGCGAACCCACGCCCGGTCAGCGGGCCGTGCTGGAGATGGTGGCCGGCCTGGCCGGGGCCGTCGTGACGATGGGGACCACCGCCCGCGACCGGCTCGCCACCGGGTACGCCGTCGACATGGCCAAGGTCAGCGTGATCCCGCACGGCGCCCCGGTGGTGAAAGCGGCGCCCGTGCGCCCCCGCGCCGACGCCACCACCCGTCCGACCGTGCTCACCTGGGGCCTGCTCGGCCCGGGCAAGGGCATCGAGTGGGGCGTCGAGGCGATGGCGTTGCTGAGAGATCTCAGCCCCGCGCCGCGGTACCTGGTCGCCGGTCGTACCCACCCGAAAGTGCTGGCGTACGAAGGTGATGTGTACCGGCAGCGGCTGATCGAGAGAACCCGGCAGCTGGGTCTGGACGACGCCGTGACCTTCGACAGCCGCTACCTCACCACCACCGAACTGAACGCCATGGTGGCCGCCGCGGACATCGTCCTCCTGCCCTACGACTCCACCGACCAGGTGACCTCCGGCGTGCTCAGCGAAGCCGTCGCCGCGTCCAAACCCGTGGTGGCGACCAGATTCCCGCACGCCGTGGAACTGCTCTCGGGCGGCGCCGGCCTGCTCGTGCCGCACCGCGACCCGACCGCCACGGCGACGGCCCTGCGCACCCTGCTGACCCGCCGCGACATCGCCGAGGACATGAGCCGCGCCGCGGTCACCACCACGCCCGGCGTGCTCTGGCCCGCGGTGGCCCAGCGCTACCTGGCCCTCGCCGACCAGTTGGTACGAGCCCGGGTGGGCGCATGACCACCACCAGTACCGCCCCCGGGCCGCTGTTCGACCATCTCCAGCGGCTCACCGTCGGGCCGGGCCTGTTCGAGCACGCCGACCACGCCGACCCGCGCCCCGAACACGGTTACTGCGTGGACGATGTCGCGCGGGCGCTGGTCGTGACCAGCCGTGAGCCCGACCCTTCCGCGCAGGTTCAGGCCCTGGCCCGCACCTACCTGGACTTCACCCTGGCCTCGCTGCGGCCCGACGGCTCCTGCCGCAACCGGATGAGTGTGGACGGCACCTGGTCCGAACCCGGCACCGGGGACTGGTGGGGCCGGGCCGTCTGGGGCCTGGGGGTCGCCAGCGCGCACGGGCCGACACCGGAGTTCCGCGCCGAGGCACTGCGGGGTTTCCGGCTGGCCGCCGGCGCCCGTCTGTCGCCCCACCTGCGTCCCCGCACGTTCGCCGCCCTCGGGGCCTGCGAGGTGCCCGGTGAGCACGACCTGCTGCGTGACGCGGTCCAGGCCGTCGGCGTACCGTCCCCGGCCATGGTGGACCCGTTCTGGCCCTGGCCCGAACGCTGGCTCACCTACGCCAACGCCTCGATCGCCGAGGCCCTGCTGGTGGCGGGGTCGGTGCTGGGTGACCAAGCCGCCCTCGGGCACGGCCTGCGGCTGCTGGAGTTCCTGTTACGCACCGAGACCCGCGACGGTCACCTGTCGGTGACGCCCGTCCGGGGGCGCGACCGGGCCGCCGAGGAGCCCGGCTTCGACCAGCAGCCGATCGAGGTGTCGACCCTGGCCGACGCCTGCGCCCGCGCCTACGACCTGACCGGTGAGGAACGCTGGCGCACCGCGGTCGGCGCCGCCTGGGACTGGTTCCTGGGCGCGAACGACTCCGGTGTGCCGATGTTCGATCCGGCCACCGGCGCCGGGTTCGACGGCCTGCTCAAGGATGGCCGAAACCTCAACCAGGGCGCGGAATCCACTCTGGCGGCGCTCTCCACCGCGCAGCAGGCGCGACGTCTGGGGGTGTGGGGGTGACGCTCTCGCACCCTGTGGCGGCGATGGTCCTGCCCGACCCGGCCCGGGTGATCGCCCAGCTCTTCGTGCCCGGTGAGGAACTCTCCCACGGCACCTCCCGGCGGGGCGCCGTGGTCGCCCGGGTGCTCGCCCTGCCCGAGGACGAGGTGGAGCGCCTGGTGGACGAGCTGCTCCGGGACTTCCGCGGACGGCACCGCGGGTACCACGACCTCCTGCTCGCCCACGCCGCGCTGGTCAGCCCGCACGTGCTGGGCGAGGCCCGGATGTCGGTCAGCCGGACCCTGCTGATGGGCGCCACCTTCACGAACGAGTACGCGCTGGAGGGAGCGGCGCTGTGCAACCCGAGCGCGGTCCCGCACCCCGACCAGAGCGGCCTGAAGGACGGGCAGTTACGGCTGGCGATCAGCCTGCGTGCCATCGGCGAGGGGCACCTCTCGTCCATCGGCTTCTGCACCGCCGTGGCCGGGCCCGGACCGGAGTGGTCGTTCGAGCCACGGCCGCTACCGGTGGTTCCCGGCACGAGTTCGCCGGCCCGCTGGCACCGTGAGCATCTGCGGGCGGTGCTGGCCGACCGGGGGCAGATCGACGGACTCGCCCACAGCGTGCTGGTCAGCCTGCCGGAGCTGTTCACCGAGGCGGACCTGGAGCTCGCCCTGGCCGGTGCGCACCACGACCGGCTCGGGCACATCGGCGGCCGGCCCACCACCGAACTGCTGCGTCATCTGGTCACCTCCGCCTACCAGGTGACCTTCCCCGACGACATCGACCTCGGTCAGCAGGTGCTCTGCCCGGTCTCCGAGGAGGAGAGCCACGGGCTTGAGGACGCCCGTTTCGTGCGGTTCACGGGGGACGACGGATCGGTCGGGTACCGGGCGACCTACACCGCCTACGACGGGCGGCAGATCGCCCCGCGCCTATTGATCAGCCCGGACCTGCGCACCTTCCACGCCCACCGGCTCGCCGGCCCGGCCGCGCGGAACAAGGGCATGGCGCTCTTCCCGCGCCAGGTGGGCGGCGAGCACCTGGCGCTGTGCCGCTCGGACGGGGAGAGCACCAGCCTGACCCGCTCGGCCGACGGATTCGTCTGGCAGGAGCCCACTGCGTTGCACACTCCCACCCTGCCGTGGGAGGTGCTCCAGGTGGGCAACTGCGGGTCGCCGATCGAGACCGACCGGGGCTGGCTCGTGCTGACCCACGGGGTCGGGCCGATGCGGGTCTACACGATCGGGGCGCTCCTGCTGGACCTCGACGATCCCCGGCGGGTGCTCGCGCACCTGGAAGAGCCCTTCCTGCGGGCGGCCCCGGCCGAACGGGAGGGGTACGTGCCGAACGTCGTGTACTCCTGCGGGGGAGTCGTGCACGACGGACGTCTGTGGCTTCCGTACGGGATCGGGGACGCGCGGATCGGGGTGGCGTGGGCCGACGTCGAGGAGCTGCTCGACGCCATGACGACGCACTGAACACGCTCAGAGGGCTCAGAGGGCTCAGAGGGTGGTGAAGAGCTGTTCGTAGGCGGCGACCATGCGCTGCGCGGTGAAGCGGGTCTCGACGTCTTCCCGGCAGGTGCGGCGGTTCAGGGTCGCGGCCTGCTCGACAGCCTTCACCGCCTGGTCCAGATCATCGGGGAGAAAACCGGTTTCCCCGGGCCGGACCAGCTCCGGCAGCGAACCCAGGGGATGGGCGATCACGGGTGTGCCGGTGGCGAGGGACTCCACCACCGACAGCCCGAACGGCTCGGCGAAGCTGATCAGGTGCAGCAGGGCCAGCGCACCCCCGAGCAGCCGGTCCCGCTCGGCCGGTCCGACCGGGCCCAGATAGGTGACGCCCGGGCCCAGGTGCGGTTCGACCTGCTCGGCGAAATAGTCCTGATCCTGGATGATTCCGGCCAGGATCAGGGGAACACCCGCGCGCCGGGCCACCTCGATCGCGCGGTGGGCGCCCTTGTGCGGGTGGATCCGGCCCAGGAACAACAGGTATTCACCGGCCTGCGCGTGGAACGTGAACTCCGCCAGGTCGATGCCGTGATGGATCGTCGCCCGGTAGGGCAGGTCCGGGTGCCGGTCGGCGTCACTGATCGAGACGTAGTGACCGACATCGGCGTAGGCCCGGTACACCGGCAGGATCGCGGGGGACGAGAAGCCGTGAATGGTGGTGACCACCGGCGTCCGCACCAGACGGCTGTAGGTCAGGGGCAGGAAGTCGAACTGGTTGGACAGC
This window of the Kineosporia sp. NBRC 101731 genome carries:
- a CDS encoding glycosyltransferase, which produces MGFVSSYPPTVCGLATFTSSLRRELVAAGGARGSVIQAVDAPSAPAGDEVIGSLVAGEPGSGLRAAAQLNQGDIAIVQHEYGIYGGIDGDEILPLLAALTVPSIVVLHTVLSEPTPGQRAVLEMVAGLAGAVVTMGTTARDRLATGYAVDMAKVSVIPHGAPVVKAAPVRPRADATTRPTVLTWGLLGPGKGIEWGVEAMALLRDLSPAPRYLVAGRTHPKVLAYEGDVYRQRLIERTRQLGLDDAVTFDSRYLTTTELNAMVAAADIVLLPYDSTDQVTSGVLSEAVAASKPVVATRFPHAVELLSGGAGLLVPHRDPTATATALRTLLTRRDIAEDMSRAAVTTTPGVLWPAVAQRYLALADQLVRARVGA
- a CDS encoding glycoside hydrolase family 130 protein, translating into MTLSHPVAAMVLPDPARVIAQLFVPGEELSHGTSRRGAVVARVLALPEDEVERLVDELLRDFRGRHRGYHDLLLAHAALVSPHVLGEARMSVSRTLLMGATFTNEYALEGAALCNPSAVPHPDQSGLKDGQLRLAISLRAIGEGHLSSIGFCTAVAGPGPEWSFEPRPLPVVPGTSSPARWHREHLRAVLADRGQIDGLAHSVLVSLPELFTEADLELALAGAHHDRLGHIGGRPTTELLRHLVTSAYQVTFPDDIDLGQQVLCPVSEEESHGLEDARFVRFTGDDGSVGYRATYTAYDGRQIAPRLLISPDLRTFHAHRLAGPAARNKGMALFPRQVGGEHLALCRSDGESTSLTRSADGFVWQEPTALHTPTLPWEVLQVGNCGSPIETDRGWLVLTHGVGPMRVYTIGALLLDLDDPRRVLAHLEEPFLRAAPAEREGYVPNVVYSCGGVVHDGRLWLPYGIGDARIGVAWADVEELLDAMTTH
- a CDS encoding glycosyltransferase family 4 protein codes for the protein MRIGVIASVAHRTPPRSYGPWEQVASTLAEGLVALGHEVTLFATADSLTAGRLHSESPAGYEEDLTLDAKVYESLHISAAFERAGEFDVLSNQFDFLPLTYSRLVRTPVVTTIHGFSSPAILPVYRAYADVGHYVSISDADRHPDLPYRATIHHGIDLAEFTFHAQAGEYLLFLGRIHPHKGAHRAIEVARRAGVPLILAGIIQDQDYFAEQVEPHLGPGVTYLGPVGPAERDRLLGGALALLHLISFAEPFGLSVVESLATGTPVIAHPLGSLPELVRPGETGFLPDDLDQAVKAVEQAATLNRRTCREDVETRFTAQRMVAAYEQLFTTL
- a CDS encoding MFS transporter; this encodes MTSVVDTDGSLIGDVAGALRTSGTSRTGLGAAPAGGTPISALVNTPSITRPAPLIVDPRSWRGRLLVPVLAYVGLLLALVSSLGAPLIPTIATDYGISLSTAQWSLTITLLVGAVSAPVIGRLGDGPRRLPVLLVALGLLIAGLVLAALPFTVFALLVAGRALQGLGLALLPLAMGVARDHLAPEQARPALATLSVTAVVGLGLGYPFTGVIAEHLGFHAAFWVAAGLALLALVLCAVVVPPSRHRHSSPFDLPGLVLMAVWLVCVLLAISQGEDWGWGSSRIWGLLAVAVVVLAIWVRHELRVSHPLVDLRLVRHRAVLTADVTAVLAGMGLYMLLSMVIRYVQTPASTGYGLAASVVVGGLVLLPMSAASFLASRFVPGLASRTGSSRMLAIGAVFFALALVMFATLRSDLWQIFVVMGITGLGTGCLFAVMPRMIVSAVPGEETGAALALNQVLRTIGYSLGSAVGATILAAHTHAPDVLPRNSGYSVGAWAAVGLCLVAALAALILPSRSVIDLDQEQELLVEEATDAAVANVIGFEPEDVPETTGSARR